The following coding sequences lie in one Halomonas sp. 'Soap Lake #6' genomic window:
- a CDS encoding cobyrinate a,c-diamide synthase, whose amino-acid sequence MSAPTASCLALFIAAPASGQGKTTVTAGLARLLRNQGKVVRVFKTGPDYLDPQILAQASGQPVDQLDLWMAGEAYCRQRFYDAACEADLILVEGAMGLFDGEPSSADLAALFGIPLAIVMDVKGMAQTAAALVSGLASFRDDIHIAGLIANACGSARHRELIEDALPPAIPLLAAVPRDPSLSLPERHLGLVQAAEIREDLEARFEAGAKALEAAGLLEALAALPPVAFSAPQEKLASVKSALKGHTIGVASDAAFSFIYQANLDLLEQMGATLRFFSPLTDSNLPECDALWLPGGYPELHAETLADNSAMREAIQAFFNADKPILAECGGLLYCLESLTGYDDVAHTMLGLLPGQGAMRGRRGCQGMQTAELPEGPVRGHAHHRSMAEGTPEPIAHGRRQRHPAPGEAIYRQKRLTATYLHLFFPNNPDAVARLFLSDPLSSAPFSSTQAHAKQQLLSEALTHATQ is encoded by the coding sequence ATGAGCGCACCTACCGCAAGCTGCCTCGCACTGTTTATCGCCGCCCCTGCCTCGGGCCAGGGCAAAACCACCGTCACGGCAGGGCTGGCGCGGCTGCTGCGCAATCAGGGCAAAGTGGTGCGGGTGTTTAAAACCGGCCCGGACTATCTAGACCCGCAGATCCTCGCCCAGGCCTCCGGCCAGCCGGTGGATCAGCTGGATCTATGGATGGCCGGGGAAGCCTACTGCCGTCAGCGCTTTTATGACGCCGCCTGTGAAGCGGACTTGATTCTGGTCGAGGGTGCCATGGGGCTGTTCGATGGTGAGCCCTCCAGCGCGGATTTGGCGGCGCTGTTTGGCATTCCCCTGGCTATCGTCATGGACGTAAAAGGCATGGCTCAAACCGCCGCAGCGCTGGTCTCGGGGCTGGCCAGCTTTAGGGATGATATCCATATCGCCGGGCTTATCGCCAACGCCTGCGGCTCGGCGCGCCATCGTGAACTGATTGAAGACGCGCTACCGCCAGCGATTCCATTGCTAGCCGCCGTACCACGCGATCCTTCTTTATCGCTCCCCGAGCGCCATCTGGGGCTGGTGCAGGCAGCAGAGATTCGTGAGGATCTTGAAGCACGCTTTGAAGCGGGCGCCAAAGCACTGGAAGCGGCAGGATTGCTGGAAGCCCTCGCCGCACTGCCACCGGTGGCCTTTAGCGCACCTCAAGAGAAACTGGCCAGCGTTAAGTCGGCGCTTAAAGGCCACACCATTGGCGTGGCAAGCGACGCTGCCTTTAGCTTTATCTATCAGGCCAATTTGGATCTGTTAGAGCAGATGGGCGCCACGCTGCGTTTCTTCTCGCCGCTAACGGATAGCAACCTGCCCGAATGCGATGCCCTGTGGCTGCCGGGAGGCTACCCGGAGTTGCACGCCGAAACCCTTGCGGATAACAGCGCCATGCGCGAGGCCATTCAGGCGTTCTTTAACGCCGATAAACCCATCCTAGCCGAGTGCGGAGGCCTGCTGTACTGCCTGGAAAGCCTCACCGGCTATGACGATGTGGCCCATACCATGTTGGGCCTGCTGCCAGGGCAGGGCGCCATGCGTGGTCGCCGGGGCTGCCAGGGGATGCAAACCGCCGAGCTGCCGGAAGGGCCGGTGCGCGGCCATGCCCACCACCGCTCCATGGCGGAGGGAACGCCTGAGCCAATTGCTCACGGCCGTCGCCAGCGCCACCCCGCACCGGGGGAAGCGATTTACCGTCAAAAGCGCCTGACGGCGACCTATTTACATCTATTTTTCCCTAACAACCCTGACGCAGTGGCCCGCTTGTTTTTATCAGATCCGTTGTCATCAGCTCCTTTTTCATCAACCCAGGCGCACGCCAAACAACAACTTCTCAGTGAGGCATTAACGCATGCAACCCAATAA
- the cobO gene encoding cob(I)yrinic acid a,c-diamide adenosyltransferase — protein sequence MSDASHLNRMQRKKEVVDERISRATEERGVLILLKGNGKGKSSSAFGTMARSLGHDQQCAVIQFIKGRRETGEYLFFRDHPKLDWHIMGHGFTWETQDRERDIEAAQAAWSVAKELLENPDYHLIVLDEMSYMFKYGYLDPEPVVEALKRRPAHQNVIITGRTMAQPLQEIADTISTVQDERHAFRGGVKAQLGIEY from the coding sequence ATGAGCGACGCTAGCCATCTAAACCGCATGCAGCGCAAAAAAGAGGTGGTCGATGAACGGATTAGCCGCGCCACCGAAGAGCGAGGCGTATTGATACTGCTCAAAGGTAACGGCAAGGGCAAAAGCAGCTCCGCCTTTGGCACCATGGCGCGCTCGCTGGGCCACGACCAGCAGTGCGCGGTGATTCAGTTTATTAAGGGCCGTCGCGAAACCGGCGAGTACCTGTTCTTCCGCGATCATCCCAAGCTCGATTGGCACATTATGGGCCATGGCTTTACCTGGGAAACTCAGGACCGTGAGCGCGATATTGAGGCCGCCCAGGCTGCCTGGTCAGTGGCCAAAGAGCTGTTAGAGAACCCCGATTACCATCTGATCGTGTTGGATGAGATGAGCTACATGTTTAAGTACGGCTATCTCGACCCCGAACCGGTGGTTGAAGCGCTTAAGCGCCGCCCCGCCCATCAAAATGTGATCATTACCGGCCGCACTATGGCGCAGCCGCTTCAGGAGATCGCCGATACCATCAGCACTGTTCAGGATGAACGCCACGCCTTTCGCGGTGGCGTCAAAGCGCAGCTGGGGATCGAATACTGA
- a CDS encoding AAA family ATPase, translating into MSEFPFAAVVGQEALKTALLLNAINPRIGGVLISGPRGSAKSTLARALAAILPSDGDGQRAPFVTLPLGASEDRLVGSLDLQKVLADGEATFHAGLLAKADGGVLYVDEVNLLPDTLVDLLLDVAASGTNIVERDGISHSHPARFSLIGTMNPDEGELRPQLLDRFGLCLEQEGAISIDERIAIVQQREAFDRDPTGTLQHFESAQAALTERIAKAQRLLKEITTDPWVYRTIANRCEAAGVEGLRADVTWHRAAQAHAAWRGVASVEQQDIDTVEPWVLAHRRTQSPEQSPPSSPPNQAPSNGEGGSSSANNAPTGGSPHQRGEQGQWGAMPPMDQASISQPAVTLPDSEALVQRAKRTDTAASAGRGGALGQGRSQVATSRLDGFATIIANRGQWPWRQLKMRKSRAGQATAHLVLLDTSGSTLGQRLLGQAKGLVESLVTQAYAAREQVAVLGFGNGGVVPILSRRRAPKHVRSTLDSAQGGGGTPLREAIVEAKRLIRQWQQREPGLQVRTYLITDGRSRESVDDLAPLGECLLIDTEHSKVKRGQGARIAQQLGARYWPADFAKYSFIKPSFISPSFINPL; encoded by the coding sequence GGTTGGCCAGGAAGCGCTAAAAACCGCGCTGCTTCTGAACGCCATTAATCCGCGCATTGGCGGGGTGTTGATTAGTGGGCCAAGAGGCAGCGCTAAATCCACCTTAGCCCGGGCGTTGGCCGCCATTCTGCCCAGCGATGGCGACGGGCAGCGTGCCCCTTTTGTCACTCTGCCGCTGGGCGCCAGCGAAGACAGGCTGGTCGGCAGTCTGGATCTGCAGAAGGTACTGGCTGATGGCGAAGCCACCTTTCATGCCGGGCTGCTGGCTAAAGCTGACGGCGGGGTGCTCTATGTGGATGAGGTCAATCTGCTGCCGGATACCCTGGTTGATCTGCTGCTGGACGTGGCCGCCAGTGGCACCAATATCGTTGAGCGCGATGGCATTAGCCACTCCCACCCGGCGCGCTTTAGCCTGATCGGCACCATGAACCCGGATGAAGGCGAGCTGCGCCCTCAACTGCTCGACCGCTTCGGTCTCTGCCTTGAGCAGGAAGGCGCCATAAGCATCGACGAGCGCATTGCCATCGTGCAGCAGCGGGAGGCTTTTGACCGCGACCCTACTGGTACGCTGCAACACTTTGAGTCTGCCCAGGCCGCCCTGACCGAGCGTATTGCTAAAGCCCAGCGTTTGCTCAAGGAGATCACCACCGACCCCTGGGTGTATCGAACCATTGCCAACCGCTGTGAAGCCGCCGGGGTTGAAGGCCTGCGCGCCGACGTTACCTGGCACCGCGCCGCCCAGGCCCATGCCGCCTGGCGTGGCGTGGCTAGCGTGGAGCAGCAGGATATCGACACCGTTGAGCCCTGGGTACTGGCGCATCGGCGTACCCAGTCCCCTGAGCAAAGTCCGCCGTCATCCCCGCCTAATCAAGCGCCTTCAAATGGCGAGGGCGGTTCGTCGTCAGCTAATAACGCGCCCACCGGCGGGTCACCCCATCAGCGTGGTGAACAGGGCCAGTGGGGCGCCATGCCTCCCATGGATCAAGCGTCGATTAGCCAGCCAGCGGTAACACTGCCCGATAGCGAAGCCCTTGTTCAGCGGGCTAAACGCACCGATACCGCTGCGAGCGCGGGTAGAGGCGGGGCGTTGGGCCAGGGGCGATCCCAGGTGGCGACGTCGCGGCTGGACGGCTTTGCGACCATTATCGCCAATCGCGGCCAGTGGCCCTGGCGACAGTTGAAAATGCGCAAATCCCGGGCGGGGCAGGCCACTGCGCATCTGGTGCTGCTGGATACCTCCGGCTCGACCCTGGGGCAGCGCCTGTTAGGTCAGGCGAAAGGGCTGGTTGAATCGCTGGTGACCCAAGCCTATGCAGCTCGGGAGCAGGTGGCGGTGCTGGGGTTTGGTAATGGCGGGGTGGTGCCGATACTCTCCCGCCGTCGTGCACCTAAACACGTGCGCAGCACCCTCGACAGTGCCCAAGGCGGCGGAGGAACACCCCTGCGGGAAGCGATTGTCGAAGCCAAGCGGCTTATTCGCCAATGGCAGCAGCGGGAGCCAGGCCTGCAGGTGCGCACCTATCTGATTACCGATGGCCGCAGTCGGGAGTCCGTTGACGATCTTGCGCCGCTGGGCGAGTGTCTGTTAATCGATACCGAACACTCTAAGGTCAAACGTGGCCAGGGCGCACGTATTGCCCAGCAGTTGGGGGCTCGCTACTGGCCAGCTGATTTTGCAAAGTATTCTTTTATAAAGCCATCTTTTATAAGCCCTTCTTTTATAAACCCTCTTTGA